From a single Endozoicomonas euniceicola genomic region:
- a CDS encoding SEL1-like repeat protein codes for MPLPLMYDNGRGVEQSDEQAIVWYRKAAEQGHANAQFKLGLMYGNGRSVEQSNEQAAVWYCKAAEQGDSVAQLSLGAMYQKGHGVKQSDEQAAVWFRKAVFWVRKGAEQWHAGTQYNLGLMCARGQGVKQNDEQAAVCFCKAAEQGRVDAQHILGLMYKNGQGVKQSDKQAAVWFHRAAEQGYVDAQHILGLMYNHGEGVKQSDDQTAGWYRKAAEQWIADAQFDLSFMHDNGEDVEQSDEQADDLCHDAVEQRNADAQFDLGFRYEDGWCGCGVEQSNDQAAVWYREAAERGHEDAQFILGRMYSYGRGVEQSDEQAAVWYRKAAEQGRADAQFKLGCMYRNGEGVEQSDEQAVVWYREAAERGHEDAQFNLGFMYEDGCGVEQSDEQAAVWYRKAAEQGHTVAQFSLGTIYGNGRSVEQAAVWYRKAAERGHTVAQFSLGFMYKTGQGVKQSDKQAAVLFLKAAEQRDTAAKYSLGTMDEQAAVWFHKTAEQGNRDTQFDLSFMYDNGEGVEQSDEQTVAWYREDAEQGDEDAQYNLGLMYARGRGVKQSYEQAADWYHEAAELGHADAQFRLGFMYQTGCGVKQSNEEAAFWFHRAAEQEHGVAEFSLGFMYKTGLGVKQSDKQAAVWYRYAASQRDEDTQFNLDAMHEEATVWFHKAAEQGNADAQFDLGFLFGNDKEVRQSDEQAAIRYRDVRETAEQGDAFDQNKLGLMYARGHGVKQSDEQAAVWFRKAAEQGNKDAQYNLGFMYARGRGVKQSHEQTAVWFRKAAEQGHAVAQYNLGLMYDNGRGVKQSDEQAAVWFRKAAEQWHAVAQYNLGLMCARGRGVKQSDEQAAVWFHKAAEQRNVDAQYNLGLMCARGSGVKQSDEQAVAWFHKAAEQGHADAQYNLGFMCARGRGVKQSDEQTAVWFRKASEQGHAVAQNSLGLMCARGRGVKQSDEQAAVWFRKAAEQGNVNAQYFLGLMYLGGRGVRKSIEQSYFWSNKAASQGHEGAQKNRAKLEWRCNSPIDLHFS; via the coding sequence TTGCCGCTCCCCTTAATGTATGACAATGGTCGCGGCGTAGAGCAGAGTGACGAGCAGGCTATTGTCTGGTATCGCAAGGCCGCAGAGCAGGGGCATGCAAATGCACAGTTCAAACTGGGCTTAATGTATGGTAATGGCCGTAGTGTAGAGCAGAGTAACGAGCAGGCCGCAGTCTGGTATTGCAAGGCCGCAGAACAAGGGGATTCAGTTGCTCAGCTCAGCCTGGGCGCTATGTATCAAAAAGGCCATGGCGTAAAGCAGAGTGACGAGCAAGCTGCTGTCTGGTTTCGCAAGGCCGTTTTCTGGGTTCGCAAGGGCGCTGAGCAGTGGCATGCAGGTACTCAGTACAATCTGGGTCTCATGTGTGCTCGTGGCCAAGGCGTAAAGCAGAATGACGAGCAGGCCGCTGTCTGCTTTTGTAAGGCTGCAGAGCAGGGGCGTGTCGATGCTCAACACATTTTGGGTTTAATGTACAAAAATGGCCAAGGCGTAAAGCAAAGTGACAAGCAGGCCGCTGTTTGGTTTCACAGGGCCGCAGAGCAGGGATATGTCGATGCACAACACATCTTGGGATTAATGTACAACCATGGCGAAGGCGTAAAGCAAAGTGACGACCAGACCGCTGGCTGGTATCGCAAGGCTGCAGAGCAGTGGATTGCAGATGCACAGTTCGACCTGAGCTTCATGCATGATAATGGCGAAGATGTAGAACAGAGTGATGAGCAAGCTGATGACTTGTGTCACGACGCCGTAGAGCAGAGGAATGCAGATGCACAGTTCGATCTGGGCTTCAGGTATGAAGATGGCTGGTGCGGTTGCGGTGTAGAACAGAGTAACGATCAGGCCGCTGTCTGGTATCGCGAGGCTGCAGAGCGGGGGCATGAGGATGCACAGTTCATATTGGGCCGCATGTATAGCTATGGCAGAGGCGTAGAGCAGAGTGACGAGCAGGCCGCTGTCTGGTATCGCAAGGCCGCAGAGCAGGGGCGTGCAGATGCACAGTTCAAACTGGGCTGCATGTATCGCAATGGCGAAGGTGTAGAGCAGAGTGACGAGCAGGCTGTTGTCTGGTATCGCGAGGCAGCAGAGCGGGGGCATGAAGATGCACAGTTCAACCTGGGTTTTATGTATGAAGATGGCTGCGGTGTAGAACAGAGTGACGAGCAGGCCGCTGTCTGGTATCGCAAGGCCGCAGAGCAGGGGCATACAGTTGCCCAGTTCAGTCTGGGCACCATATATGGCAATGGCCGCAGTGTAGAACAGGCCGCTGTCTGGTATCGCAAGGCCGCAGAGCGGGGGCATACAGTTGCCCAGTTTAGCCTGGGCTTCATGTATAAAACAGGCCAAGGTGTAAAGCAGAGTGATAAGCAGGCTGCTGTCTTGTTTCTCAAGGCAGCAGAGCAGAGGGATACAGCTGCTAAATATAGTCTGGGCACCATGGACGAGCAGGCCGCAGTCTGGTTTCACAAGACCGCAGAGCAGGGCAATCGAGATACACAGTTCGACCTGAGCTTTATGTATGACAATGGCGAAGGTGTAGAACAGAGTGACGAGCAAACCGTTGCCTGGTATCGCGAGGATGCAGAGCAGGGGGACGAAGATGCACAGTACAACTTGGGCCTCATGTATGCCCGTGGCCGCGGCGTAAAGCAAAGTTACGAGCAGGCTGCTGACTGGTATCACGAGGCCGCAGAGTTGGGGCATGCAGATGCACAGTTCAGGCTGGGTTTCATGTATCAAACTGGCTGCGGCGTAAAGCAAAGTAACGAGGAGGCTGCTTTCTGGTTTCACAGGGCTGCAGAGCAGGAGCACGGGGTTGCTGAGTTTAGCCTGGGCTTCATGTACAAAACAGGCTTGGGCGTAAAGCAAAGCGATAAGCAGGCTGCTGTCTGGTATCGCTATGCCGCATCACAGAGGGATGAGGATACACAGTTCAATCTGGACGCCATGCACGAGGAGGCCACTGTCTGGTTTCACAAGGCCGCAGAGCAGGGAAATGCAGATGCACAGTTCGACCTAGGCTTCTTGTTTGGCAATGACAAAGAAGTAAGACAGAGTGACGAGCAAGCCGCTATCAGGTATCGCGATGTTCGGGAGACCGCAGAGCAGGGGGATGCATTTGATCAGAATAAACTGGGGCTCATGTATGCCCGTGGCCACGGCGTAAAGCAAAGTGACGAGCAAGCCGCAGTCTGGTTCCGCAAGGCCGCTGAGCAGGGGAATAAAGATGCACAGTACAACCTGGGCTTCATGTATGCCCGTGGTCGCGGCGTAAAACAGAGCCACGAGCAAACCGCTGTCTGGTTTCGCAAGGCCGCAGAGCAGGGGCATGCAGTTGCACAGTACAACCTGGGCCTTATGTATGACAATGGCCGCGGCGTAAAACAGAGTGATGAGCAGGCCGCTGTCTGGTTTCGCAAGGCTGCGGAGCAATGGCATGCAGTTGCCCAGTACAACCTGGGCCTCATGTGTGCCCGTGGCCGTGGCGTAAAACAGAGTGACGAGCAGGCCGCTGTCTGGTTTCACAAGGCCGCAGAGCAGAGGAATGTAGATGCTCAGTACAATCTGGGCCTCATGTGTGCCCGTGGCAGCGGCGTAAAACAAAGTGACGAGCAGGCCGTTGCCTGGTTTCACAAGGCCGCAGAGCAGGGGCATGCAGATGCTCAGTACAATCTGGGCTTCATGTGTGCCCGTGGCCGAGGCGTGAAACAGAGTGATGAGCAGACCGCCGTCTGGTTTCGTAAGGCTTCAGAGCAGGGTCATGCAGTTGCTCAGAACAGCCTGGGCCTCATGTGTGCTCGTGGCCGAGGCGTAAAACAGAGTGACGAGCAGGCCGCTGTCTGGTTTCGCAAGGCCGCTGAGCAGGGGAATGTTAATGCTCAATACTTCTTGGGTTTAATGTATTTGGGAGGTAGAGGTGTGAGAAAAAGTATCGAACAGTCGTATTTCTGGTCTAATAAAGCTGCGAGTCAGGGGCACGAAGGCGCTCAAAAAAATCGGGCAAAGTTAGAATGGCGTTGTAATAGTCCAATAGATTTACATTTTTCTTAA
- a CDS encoding type I-F CRISPR-associated protein Csy2 gives MPSSTTSGQNSLYLYIKDMTINRANALPSPYLSGLPSIYGVVGMAQHLVDRVLNGSGLRFDSVAVCFSQFSMSRSQQKYPCYSKRDIKKHQTLRLITHRESRFMASVIIRCLHSPNTSFEEVVKWLEEHQHLDGLYNLRFCGGQILYSMGKPHLFPLQAPDLSHLCQHLNGFAVADRIELCRTSRRTEEDSLDTLLRLIKDSKKSAHGWLVPLAVGYKPLGEPAHRKNTRWVLHHAFAEPVVGLGRLFTISSISHELGQTDHFFWKPAKLDFLVAGSI, from the coding sequence ATGCCATCATCAACTACTTCCGGTCAGAATAGCCTGTACCTCTACATTAAAGATATGACCATCAACAGGGCTAATGCCTTGCCATCACCTTACCTTTCTGGCTTGCCTTCCATATACGGCGTTGTTGGGATGGCTCAACACCTTGTTGACAGGGTATTAAATGGTTCTGGCTTGCGTTTTGATTCTGTTGCTGTGTGCTTCAGTCAGTTCAGCATGTCCCGGAGTCAACAGAAATATCCGTGCTATTCAAAGCGAGATATTAAAAAACACCAAACCCTTCGATTGATCACCCACAGGGAAAGCCGCTTTATGGCTTCAGTTATCATCAGGTGCCTGCACAGTCCCAACACTTCTTTTGAGGAGGTAGTGAAATGGCTGGAAGAGCATCAGCACCTCGATGGTCTGTACAACCTGCGATTTTGTGGCGGACAGATTTTATACTCGATGGGGAAACCACACTTATTTCCGCTACAGGCTCCAGACCTGTCGCACTTGTGCCAGCACCTTAATGGTTTTGCCGTAGCTGACAGAATTGAGTTATGCCGAACATCAAGACGCACAGAAGAGGACTCACTTGATACCCTTCTGAGACTTATCAAAGATTCTAAAAAAAGTGCTCACGGGTGGCTTGTTCCGTTAGCTGTAGGTTATAAACCGTTAGGAGAGCCAGCTCATAGAAAAAATACACGATGGGTCTTACACCACGCTTTCGCTGAACCTGTCGTTGGTCTGGGTAGATTATTCACCATCTCTTCAATTTCGCATGAACTTGGTCAGACAGACCATTTTTTCTGGAAGCCTGCCAAACTCGATTTTCTCGTGGCAGGGTCTATATAG
- a CDS encoding DUF499 domain-containing protein: MFLSQVCKPRTSVFDRNRRDVVLNISDLLQNRIDGEKFFEENFITNGMQTLLDKAFERLENRNDQASTYLLSQAMGGGKTHNMIALGLLAKHPKLREKVLGENGAGSRIGAVRVIGFNGRESDAPFGVWGDLAEQLGKKEVFADLYSPLRAPGTTAWINLLKGEPTIIFLDELPPYLDNAKSIEVGNSDLSVVTATALSNLMVAVDRPELSNVCVVISDLNASYEGGSGALNQALDNLTKETSRSALPLEPVNSQGDELYHILRTRLFEELPDETVIKAVAEEYAEAVKQAKQMDITNESPESYAAQLKDSYPFHFSIRDLYARFKENPGFQQTRGLIRLMRAIVSDMYDTRQGTSRADQVKLVHPYDFNLNNEEIQSEIKGINTSLTEAIVHDIARDGHSIAEELDTRLSSNTDAQDVAKLILIASLASVPGATHGLRENEIIGFLCAPGRDISHVKKNIVDYLPTQAWYLHKSRDGRLFFKNIQNLAAKLHSQANAYNEQTCLKELGKYLGSLFEPHARDCYQNLLVLPAIDEVSLDMDKVTLVIAEPTRATNGNKLSADWQAFLKGNDFKNRVMFLTGSQNTLERIIEQARQFRAITDIKGEMDQQRVAPNDPQYREMEDSLDKITLSLRSALQETFTTLIYPTAGDKFRDTDCRINFDGNHFDGEKLIKNTLQSKGKFETDVSNDTFRKKVEKRLFRNQKISSWSEVRRAAAVNTAWQFHDPSALNQLKQRMLDQGGWADEGGSINLEPPKPVTQVNVQQLSRNHDTGECTLKITPINGDKVLYELGGEKPSSASMDVADHHGGYGRFTTRDMKLSFLCIDSKNEHEQGEAYTWTNTIDLKYRPYQVGSDWMMEFDAIPDGEIRYTTDGSDPKVHGAAYAGAFPVPASCRYLMAFGEKDGVQSLVEKIDMDQYREKKVVIDPAKPAIWNCRDTIKSVTAKRAFDFVERLKKFGGEAQSIDLQVLANDDSAEIAYTGSAEYKVKGDELGSVIEKLQSLMQGSQIVISAEEVKFDQGQQLIDWFADLKRQPNPGEVRQ; encoded by the coding sequence ATGTTTCTGAGTCAAGTCTGTAAACCAAGAACCAGTGTGTTCGACCGCAACCGCAGGGATGTGGTACTGAATATTTCCGACCTGCTGCAAAACCGTATTGATGGCGAGAAGTTCTTTGAGGAGAACTTTATCACCAACGGTATGCAAACCCTGCTGGACAAAGCCTTCGAACGTCTGGAAAACCGCAATGACCAGGCCAGCACTTACCTGCTGTCTCAGGCCATGGGTGGTGGTAAAACCCACAATATGATCGCCCTGGGTTTGCTGGCAAAGCATCCGAAACTGCGTGAAAAAGTGCTGGGTGAGAACGGCGCAGGCTCGCGTATTGGCGCAGTCAGGGTGATTGGCTTTAACGGGCGAGAGTCCGACGCACCCTTTGGTGTCTGGGGTGATCTGGCTGAACAGCTGGGCAAGAAAGAAGTGTTTGCCGATTTGTATTCACCACTTCGGGCTCCGGGTACAACAGCCTGGATCAACCTGCTGAAAGGTGAGCCGACCATCATCTTCCTTGATGAACTGCCTCCTTATCTGGATAACGCCAAGTCCATCGAGGTGGGCAACTCAGACCTGTCTGTTGTAACGGCTACCGCACTGTCCAACCTGATGGTTGCCGTTGACCGACCCGAGCTGTCTAATGTCTGCGTGGTTATCTCTGACCTGAACGCCTCCTATGAAGGCGGTTCCGGCGCATTGAACCAGGCACTGGACAACCTGACCAAAGAGACCAGTCGTTCAGCCCTGCCGCTGGAGCCGGTTAATTCTCAGGGTGATGAGCTGTATCACATTCTGCGTACCCGTTTGTTTGAAGAACTGCCGGATGAAACAGTGATCAAGGCGGTGGCAGAAGAATACGCCGAAGCGGTCAAGCAGGCGAAGCAGATGGATATCACCAATGAATCCCCTGAATCCTACGCCGCCCAGCTGAAAGACTCTTATCCGTTCCACTTTTCCATCCGTGACCTGTATGCACGGTTTAAGGAAAATCCCGGCTTCCAGCAGACCCGTGGCCTGATTCGCCTGATGCGTGCCATTGTCTCTGATATGTACGACACCCGTCAGGGAACCAGCCGGGCCGATCAGGTGAAACTGGTACACCCCTACGATTTCAACCTGAACAACGAAGAGATTCAGTCTGAAATCAAAGGAATCAACACATCTCTGACCGAAGCCATTGTTCACGACATCGCGCGGGACGGCCACTCCATTGCCGAAGAACTGGACACCCGGCTGAGCAGCAATACCGATGCCCAGGATGTTGCCAAACTGATTCTGATTGCTTCCCTTGCCAGTGTGCCGGGAGCCACCCACGGTCTGCGGGAAAATGAAATCATCGGTTTCCTCTGTGCGCCGGGGCGTGATATTTCCCATGTCAAAAAGAACATCGTTGACTACCTGCCTACTCAGGCATGGTATCTGCACAAAAGTCGTGACGGTCGGCTGTTCTTCAAGAACATTCAGAATCTGGCGGCCAAACTGCACAGTCAGGCCAATGCCTACAACGAGCAAACCTGCCTGAAAGAGCTGGGCAAATACCTTGGCAGTCTGTTCGAACCCCACGCCAGGGACTGTTACCAGAACCTGCTGGTATTGCCTGCCATTGATGAAGTGTCACTGGATATGGACAAAGTGACACTGGTTATCGCCGAGCCAACCCGTGCCACTAACGGTAACAAGCTGTCAGCGGACTGGCAGGCGTTTTTGAAGGGGAATGACTTCAAAAACCGGGTGATGTTCCTGACCGGCAGCCAGAATACTCTGGAGCGCATTATTGAGCAGGCCCGGCAATTCCGTGCCATTACCGATATCAAGGGCGAAATGGATCAGCAGCGGGTAGCACCTAACGACCCGCAGTACCGTGAGATGGAAGACTCACTGGACAAAATCACCCTGAGCCTTCGCAGCGCCCTCCAGGAAACCTTTACCACGCTGATTTACCCAACGGCGGGGGATAAATTCCGGGATACTGATTGTCGTATCAACTTTGACGGCAACCACTTTGATGGCGAGAAGCTGATTAAAAACACCCTGCAATCCAAGGGTAAGTTTGAGACCGATGTCTCTAACGATACGTTCCGCAAAAAAGTGGAAAAACGGCTGTTCCGCAACCAGAAAATTTCCTCCTGGAGCGAGGTGCGCCGGGCCGCAGCGGTGAACACTGCCTGGCAGTTCCACGACCCCTCCGCGTTGAACCAGCTGAAACAGCGTATGCTGGATCAGGGTGGCTGGGCGGATGAAGGCGGCTCCATTAACCTGGAACCACCAAAACCTGTGACTCAGGTCAACGTCCAGCAGCTCAGCCGTAACCACGACACCGGCGAATGCACCCTGAAAATTACCCCGATCAACGGCGACAAAGTGCTGTATGAATTGGGTGGTGAAAAGCCATCCTCGGCATCTATGGATGTTGCCGATCATCACGGTGGCTATGGCCGTTTCACCACCAGGGATATGAAGCTCAGCTTCCTGTGTATTGATTCCAAAAACGAACACGAGCAGGGCGAAGCGTACACCTGGACCAACACCATCGACCTGAAATACCGACCCTATCAGGTAGGCAGTGACTGGATGATGGAGTTTGACGCCATTCCGGACGGTGAAATTCGCTACACCACCGACGGCTCCGATCCGAAAGTTCATGGTGCTGCCTATGCCGGGGCTTTCCCGGTGCCTGCCAGCTGCCGTTACCTGATGGCCTTTGGCGAAAAAGACGGTGTGCAGTCGCTGGTTGAAAAGATCGACATGGATCAGTACCGCGAGAAAAAAGTGGTGATTGATCCGGCGAAACCCGCCATCTGGAACTGCCGGGACACAATCAAAAGCGTCACCGCCAAGCGGGCGTTTGACTTTGTTGAACGACTGAAGAAGTTTGGTGGCGAAGCCCAGTCCATTGACTTGCAGGTACTGGCCAATGACGACAGTGCTGAAATCGCTTACACCGGTTCGGCGGAATACAAGGTCAAAGGCGACGAGCTGGGCAGCGTGATTGAAAAGCTGCAAAGCCTGATGCAGGGCAGCCAGATCGTTATCAGCGCTGAAGAGGTCAAGTTTGACCAGGGCCAGCAGTTGATTGACTGGTTCGCCGACCTCAAACGCCAGCCCAACCCCGGCGAAGTACGCCAGTAA
- a CDS encoding type I-F CRISPR-associated protein Cas7f/Csy3, giving the protein MASSRQLHFNRSIEIGPGYMRSKSSTTGEVYSIHVQKRHIKGPPSDYATLKGKNEQNLDTPNVFHEEFIRNEPGDYLLVEFEGYLLNNCFFPKTPDSEARTEILQFLELFRDKGGFGVLARYIFQNIVNLRWLRRNNEIFSYKRQVVFKTHEFEHSFTLPSWNELPALEEIEADDPGAVRQCIAFIESRLHKNNIDRWFKVEAELYTGRRLNIFPAQEMNIGQINNNPEKNHSPGRMFVKGIDEKTGKATIPLIDERHILHALYTYDYSYTEDIDALPINVNPSGFHEEEGRHYRDYQQGNCVYNYQEQLSSLTKKLQKVNEAEDIPNECHYLCTNYLKGGVFGEKSE; this is encoded by the coding sequence ATGGCATCCTCCAGACAACTGCACTTTAATCGCTCAATTGAAATTGGCCCCGGATATATGCGATCAAAGTCATCTACTACGGGCGAAGTCTACTCAATACACGTCCAGAAGAGGCATATTAAAGGCCCGCCTTCAGACTATGCGACTCTGAAAGGTAAAAATGAGCAGAACCTCGATACACCCAATGTCTTTCATGAGGAGTTTATCCGGAACGAACCGGGTGATTACCTACTGGTAGAGTTCGAAGGCTACTTGCTTAACAACTGCTTCTTTCCGAAAACGCCAGACTCAGAAGCCAGAACTGAAATCCTCCAGTTTTTAGAACTCTTCAGAGACAAAGGCGGTTTCGGTGTTCTGGCTCGGTATATCTTTCAGAACATTGTAAATCTTCGATGGCTAAGACGTAATAATGAAATCTTTTCTTATAAACGACAGGTTGTATTCAAGACTCATGAATTCGAACACTCCTTCACACTACCTAGTTGGAATGAGTTGCCAGCTTTGGAAGAGATTGAAGCAGATGACCCCGGAGCAGTCAGGCAATGTATTGCTTTTATTGAAAGCAGACTTCACAAAAACAATATCGATCGCTGGTTTAAGGTAGAAGCGGAGCTCTACACCGGACGAAGGCTGAACATTTTTCCTGCCCAGGAAATGAATATCGGCCAAATAAATAACAACCCGGAGAAAAATCATTCCCCCGGCAGAATGTTTGTCAAAGGCATTGATGAAAAAACAGGCAAAGCAACGATTCCATTGATTGATGAACGCCATATTCTTCATGCCTTATATACCTACGACTACTCCTATACTGAAGACATCGATGCACTGCCAATCAATGTGAACCCATCCGGTTTTCACGAAGAGGAAGGACGGCATTACAGGGACTACCAGCAAGGAAACTGCGTCTATAATTATCAGGAACAACTGTCGTCTTTAACAAAAAAACTCCAAAAGGTTAATGAGGCAGAGGACATTCCAAATGAATGCCATTACCTCTGCACAAACTATCTCAAAGGAGGTGTTTTCGGTGAAAAGAGCGAATAG
- the mads1 gene encoding methylation-associated defense system helix-turn-helix domain-containing protein MAD1: MNDEILTIKQVAEYLKVNERTIYKLASDEKIPAFKVGGSWRFQRSAIEEWIEQQTGRTAS, encoded by the coding sequence ATGAACGACGAGATACTTACAATCAAACAGGTAGCGGAATACCTGAAAGTCAACGAGCGAACCATCTACAAGCTGGCCTCAGACGAAAAAATACCCGCATTCAAGGTCGGTGGCTCCTGGCGTTTTCAGCGCAGTGCCATTGAAGAATGGATTGAGCAGCAGACCGGCAGAACCGCCAGCTGA
- a CDS encoding DUF3780 domain-containing protein produces the protein MNATRKKTRSSALAGFGFDKEQTEHCFLVTVPASKAKTAEVYISEHFHWQEPEKGEEVKPTFNDENAQLKAVLSRMMWDQIEESLKAEFNRRLRNLGQKSGRWLKKGQVPVDRTLGKELCLLAWALEDADPALAQTAVNNWLGLAPEERWWLYTMTNAATGHGVKGRNKGWRKAVRFALTENPVMDSVLRNRRSEFELSLV, from the coding sequence GTGAACGCAACCCGCAAGAAAACCAGATCGTCTGCCCTGGCAGGCTTTGGCTTTGACAAAGAGCAGACCGAACATTGTTTTCTGGTGACGGTTCCGGCTTCTAAAGCCAAAACCGCTGAGGTCTATATCTCTGAGCATTTTCACTGGCAGGAGCCGGAGAAGGGCGAAGAGGTGAAACCCACCTTTAACGATGAGAACGCCCAGTTGAAGGCGGTACTCAGTCGCATGATGTGGGACCAGATTGAAGAGAGCCTGAAAGCGGAGTTTAACCGCCGGTTGCGTAACCTCGGTCAGAAAAGCGGACGCTGGCTGAAGAAAGGTCAGGTGCCTGTTGACCGCACTCTGGGCAAAGAGCTTTGTCTGCTGGCCTGGGCGCTGGAAGACGCCGACCCGGCACTGGCGCAAACCGCCGTCAATAACTGGCTGGGGCTGGCACCGGAAGAGCGTTGGTGGCTGTACACCATGACCAACGCCGCCACCGGCCACGGGGTAAAAGGGCGCAATAAAGGCTGGCGTAAGGCCGTGCGTTTTGCCCTGACCGAAAACCCGGTCATGGACAGTGTGTTGCGTAATCGTCGCAGTGAGTTTGAGCTGAGTCTGGTCTGA
- a CDS encoding type I-F CRISPR-associated endoribonuclease Cas6/Csy4, whose protein sequence is MNAITSAQTISKEVFSVKRANSSQFDLNERYFFELYLSESPDELKSFHQQILQMIHNHSEPYEDYLTNAHYRSWVGLSYPKFGLLNQYVAESHSLNPEYRLHFAISHPALFIGDTVHFISVSPTSLKTVYASREVQALCRDGCEKSDIYPAPLNCAERIFKRDRRPERRSEKKNLKRTRLFNISATEKTFEPEAITEPLPRIRSVSSKNKSKPIHIRQMDANSPVEGWFSIYGLSTHGTTVPLIPTENTKIIPIQEE, encoded by the coding sequence ATGAATGCCATTACCTCTGCACAAACTATCTCAAAGGAGGTGTTTTCGGTGAAAAGAGCGAATAGCTCGCAGTTCGATTTAAACGAACGATACTTCTTTGAGCTATACCTTTCTGAATCCCCTGACGAGCTTAAAAGCTTCCACCAACAAATACTTCAGATGATCCACAACCACTCTGAGCCTTATGAGGACTATCTGACAAATGCCCACTACAGGTCATGGGTAGGCCTGTCATATCCAAAGTTTGGTCTACTCAATCAGTATGTCGCTGAGAGTCATTCACTGAATCCAGAGTATCGCTTACATTTTGCAATTTCGCACCCTGCCCTCTTCATCGGTGACACGGTACATTTTATTTCAGTTAGCCCGACTAGCCTGAAGACAGTCTATGCATCCAGAGAAGTTCAGGCACTTTGCAGAGACGGGTGCGAAAAATCAGATATTTATCCCGCGCCTCTTAATTGTGCTGAGCGTATTTTCAAACGTGATAGAAGGCCTGAGCGAAGGTCAGAGAAAAAGAATCTGAAACGAACCAGGTTGTTCAATATCTCAGCAACAGAAAAGACCTTTGAACCAGAGGCTATAACAGAGCCACTTCCGAGAATTAGAAGCGTCAGCAGCAAAAACAAGAGTAAACCAATCCATATTCGTCAAATGGATGCAAACTCACCAGTAGAAGGCTGGTTTAGCATCTATGGCTTATCAACTCATGGAACGACTGTTCCTTTAATACCAACTGAGAACACCAAAATAATTCCGATCCAGGAAGAGTAA